The genomic segment caggcgtggtggctcacgcctgagttccagctctttgggaggccaaggtaggaggatcacttgagcccaggaatttgagatcagcctgggcaacatagtgagatcctgtctctgcaaaaactgttttttaaattggctggggcatggtggcaggcacctgtagtgccagctgtgtgggaggctgaggtgggaggatcgcctgagcccaggaggtcagggctgcagtgagccgtgattgcaccactgcactcgcaCTTGGGTGAcggaaagagaccctgtctcagaaaaaaaaaaaaaaggctttagaaGCAGAGCCTCCTGGCCCTGCCCTAAGTGAAACTTCCACTTCAAGACACTCGCGTTGCTGGGCTGGCCCGGAAGGACCCCCACGTGTAGACGGACAGGGTTTTCTTGGGTAGGTGGAAGAGGGGAAAGGCCTGTGAGGCTGAGTCTGGCAGGGAACAGTTCAGGAGGGAAGAGTAGGGTAGGGGAGGGCAgaagtgtcaccatgttggcatGAGGAGAGGCAGCAGAGGCCAGAGGTCTGTGTTTTCAGAATCAGTTTGGGGCTGAACCAGCGGCTgagctggggggagggggaggtgggctGCAGGATGGGGTAAGGGTTCTTAGGCCACTTCCTGTGAGgagcaggatggggtgggggtccTTAGGCCACTTCCTGTGAGGAGCAGGATGGGGTAGGGGTTCTTAGGCCACTTCCTGTGAGGAGCAGGATGGGATAGGGGTTCTTAGGCCACTTCCTGTGAGgagcaggatggggtgggggtccTTAGGCCACTTCCTGTGAGGAGCAGGATGGGATAGGGGTTCCTAGGCCACTTCCTGTGAGgagcaggatggggtgggggtccTTAGGCCACTTCCTGTGAGgagcaggatggggtgggggtccTTAGGCCACTTCCTGTGAGGAGCATCGGGCAGGGGCATGGCCCTGATGGTCTTTGCTTCCACAGGGAGTGGAATTTTGGGACAGACTTTAAGACAGACCAGAGAAAGAACTTCCCAGCGTGGAGCTGTGGGGTGGATTTGGGAGGGTAACAGAGAGTGCGTTCTTTGTGTCTGTCTGAAGGGGCTCTTTCTGAAGGGACTGTGGGTGGCTTCTTTTCCCATGGAACTCTCTTTCCCCACCTTGCCAAGATTCTTCCCGCTGCAAGTGACAGAAAGGCAGCTCAAATGGTCTGAAGCCTCCCTCAAAATGGATTTGCTGGTGCTCACAACTGAGGGACAGTTTCAGGTGTGGCTTGATCCAGGCATTTGAACAATGTTAGAAAGACTTGATATTTCACCATCTTTGACTCTTGCTCTCCTCAGTGTAGCTCCATTTCCACATGGTTTCCAAACCCCTGCCCCACATTCTTAGCCCCCACAGCGGGGCTGTCTCCACAGCTCTGGAGGAGAACCTGGGTAGCTCTCATTGGCCCAGTGTGGGTTACACGCCCATGTCCAATCCAGTCCTTGTCTTCAGGGAGATGTGGTGCCATTTCTAGAAGATGTGGATGCTGGCTAGGCCCGCCCTGCTCTCCTGCAGACATCTGCCATTCTGATCGGCTTCCTGTGCCCCTCTGCAGGCCTGGCCAGCTCCCACCTGTGTGTCCCTCCCTGGCAGGTGTGCCACATACACAGATGTGGTGGGGTCTCTACCCCTCTGGAGGTTACCTGAGCCTTGGGTGGCATCAAGAAGGGCTCGGAACCCTTTCTCCAGGCCCAGTATGGTTTCAGCCCGGCAAAGAGCACAGAGGGATCCCAGTTCTCCAGGGCTCTGAGCTGGGCTCCGGGGTGGGTGTGgcctggaggttgcagtgagaggccGTGACCACACCCGTTGTTGAGATCTGGGAGCCGGGGGCCAGGCTGGTGGTGGGGACTGGGCAGACCCCTGAACGCCTGGATCCCACGGAGGAGCTCTGGGGTGGGCTTCCTGATGGGCCCCACGAAACAGCTTCCAGACCAAGCCAGGGCCAGAGGCTGTCAGGTGGTCCTATGTGCCCAGCAGGGAGCTGAGGCCACTGCGACAAGGGGCTGCATAACCTTGTGTCCCTGGCTCTCCCCACAGCCCTCCTCCCAACTCCCGAATCCCCCGGCGCCGGAGATGAGGCCCCGCATGCTGCCGGTGTTCTTTGGGGAGAGCATCAAGGTGAACCCGGAACCCACGCATGAGATCCGGTGAGTGGGCCACTGGGCTCTGtgtgggaggagggggtgggaggtTGGGTGCTGGTCCTGACTCTCttgtgggatgggggtggggactAGGCCAGGCTGGGGGCTCAGGAGGCTCCCTACCCTCGAGGCGGCCCCTCTGGGTGCTGCCTTCTGGGAATGGCCGTGTCTTAGCCAGAGACAAAACTGATTTTAAGAGACTCTGACCCCAAGAGACCCCCTGTATCCACCCcatgcccccaccccaggcctatTCAGCCATTTCCCATTTCCCCATTTACCGTCTGCTCCAACaggcttttattttaaatccaacctctcagaaaaattggaaaatatataaacataaccACTTGTGCACCCTaactctccctcccttctcctgccagattttttttttttttttttagacgggctctcactgtgtcacctaggctgaagtgcagtggtgggatcatggctcactgcaccctcaacctcctgggcttaagcaatcctcctaactcagcctcctgagtagctgagactacaggtgtgcagccccatgcccggctaatttttgtatttttttgcagagatggggtctcactatgttgcccaggctggtctccagctcctgggctcaagtgatcctcctgcctcagcctcctaaaatgctgggattacaggtgcgagtcactgcgcccagcccctgcCAGATTGTTAGGTATTCACAACCAAACCATTCAGGCAACTCAGGCccccttttcactctgttgtccaagaGTTAGGGGACACTCAGCTGCTCCATGTTCTTTGTGACTGTAACTTAGGTTCTTGAGGCCACCCCTGAGCTACTGCACTGTAAGTGTACTGGGTGCCCTCCCAGGCACATGACATCTTAGGTGGCATGTGAATTGAATTAAGGCACCCCTGCTTGGGAACATCCCACGTCAATTTGCCCTCTTCTGAAGCTGCTGGGGCTCAGGCTTCCTGAAGGTGGACTGTGGGATCTGTGATTTTTCCCACATATCTATGGGGCTCTCTCCATCCGCTTGTCCCTGTCGAGTGGGGCCAGCCAAGCATCTGAGACCTActgcctcctgcccctgccagccATGCAATGGTCCCAGGAGACAAACGGGTCcacttctaaattatttttcaatccCCAAACAGCCTTCATGGCctagtttttaaaatgcaagcCAAAACTCGATCATCGGAAGCCCAGCAAGGGTGGAGGACGGACAGCTTGGCCCTCAGGACCTCTGATCCCGTCACAAGTCTTTTGTGATCACCTTCGGGGATTCGATGGCGAGGATTCGCTCCCTCCCAGAGCTTGCAGTTTGATTTCCTAAAGCTCTGGACGTGGAACTGGGGGATGCTAGTCAGTGACTCCTCCAGGGGTGCTGAAGGGACtttttggtattttgatataatttcaaactcTTTGAAAGGTTGCATGTGCGTCTCAAACAGATTCACGGGTTGTTTATATCTTGCCCTATTTGAGGGGAGATTGGTGACGTCCTGCCCTTTAGCCCCCAGATACTTCAGTGTGTCTCCCAAGAACAGGGACATCCTCCTCCATGATAGCAGCATAGTTGTCAACATCAGGGAAGTGCACACGGTGATGCCAGCACCTAACCCACACGACATGGCTCAGTTTCACCCGTCGTCCCGATAAGGTCCTTTCCCGGCTTACTTTTCTCCCCAGTTCAGGATCCAGTCGAGGTCCTTCACTGCGGTTAGCTGTCTTGCCTCTTCAGGCTCTGTGAAGCCAGGACAGTCCCTCAGTCCTTCTTTGACCTTCTTGACCTTGACATTTCAGAGCAACACACACCAGTTAGGCTTCAGAGCGTCTGCCCAGGGCCCTTTCGTGTCCATGCTGTGGGCAGGGAATCGGGCTGCTCCCCATCCTGGGCTCACTCCGCTTCCCTCCTGTCCTTTCCAGCTGCAACTCCGAGGTCAAGTACGCCTCAGAGAAGCATTTCCAGGACAAGGTCTTCTATGTGCCCGTGCCCACCGTCACAGCCTACAGCGAGACCATCGTGGCGGCACCCAACTGCACGTGGCGCAACTACCGCAGCCAGCTGACCCTGGAGCCACGCCCGCGCGCCCTGCGTTTCCGCAGCACCACCATCATCTTCCCCAAGCATGCCAGGAGCACTTTCCGGACCAccttgcactgcagcctgggccggCCCAGCTGCTGGTTCACCGCCAGCgtgcagctgcagctgtgccaggaccctgcccccagcctcctgGGCCCTGCCACGCTCTGACGGGGCTGGGGCCGGCCCGGGGTGCTGGAGGAGCCGGGAGCCCTGGGGAGGAGCCGGGAGGACGGACAGGATGAGCTCGGCCTGGCACTCTGgtaggaggcaggcagggaggctgcCAGGCCAAGGACCCATGTGGAAGGAGGTGGCTCTCGGCTGCCTGCCCTGACCTACAGGCTAGGTGGTGGTCTCCTTGTTTTGGTGTCCAGGACTCAATAaaagcatctattttttttagcACTTAAGCTGGCAAGGCAGTAGGGGCACACACTGTTAGGTGGTGGCCACCTTCAGGGTCAGGGGAGAAGAATGTGTCCATAGCGTGCCCTTGAAGCAGAGAACAGCCCCGAGCAGTGCGAGGACACAGGCATCCCAGCCTCAGCTGGTGGGAGTGGCTGCCGCTCCCTGAGAGCCCTGCCGCCCCGTGTGTTCCGTGCTGGTGGCCAAGGCCGTGTGTGAGGGAAGAGGGGTGCCTCTCTTCCCTGCTGCTGGCCTGGGGTGTTTCCAAAACAGGCTTTTGCACACGTGCAGGTTGCACCAAGAGGTCTGAAGGCCACCTCTGGCGGATGCTGAGCCACCTCTGGCGGACGCTGAGCCACCTCTGGCAGACGCTGAGCCACCTCTGGCGGACGTTGAGCCAGGAGGTTGGACAAAGGCCGGATGCTGGTGCCAGGGCTGGAGTTGGTTATATTGGGGGCGGGGAAGGCCTAGAAATACTTTGAGCCATGGCCTTGCCAGTGTCCCACGCCCTCCAGTATTGAAGATTTGGGGCACTGTCTGTCAAAATGGAAAGATGGGTGCTCAGCCTTGGAGCCTCACCTGCAGGGCGTCCCCAGCTAACACCCGTCCACGCACCGCCTCCAGGACTAGCACCCCTGATGTCAAAACCAAGTGCCCAGCGGAGGCGGTGAAGCTCTCGGAAATGCTGCCACCTGTGTGAGGTCGGGTCTGAACTGGAGGGAGTCGGAGCTCAGCTGTCAGTGTAAAGAGACACTGAGGGGACCAGGTTGCCATCCTCAGCCTGCGTTCCTGTGTGTGATAGATTCTGCAATGACAGCACCTTACTCCTTCCTGCAGCAGGCTCACCCCTGCCCGTGGGATGTTGTGGGAGGAACATGAGCCAGACGAAGGCTTGGCTCAGGGCTCCCTGGAACAAGGCAGTGTGCACAGGGAGCTGGGGGAGCCCCCAGCCTGGGGCAGCCCAGCAGGCCGCTGAACAAACAGCCCAGAAGCCGGCACTGTGGCAGGGTGCTGAGGAGATGCCCCTCTGAGCCTTCCTCCCCACTCAGACCTGAACGCACTCTGCAGTTGGGGGCTGCCCCTGCCACTCCCCTGGTAACCCCcaaaaggggaggggaaggttCCTTGGGGCTTGAGCTCCCTCtggggaggtgaggaggggagaTTCTGTTCACATCCGGGAGGGGCAAAATGActgatacatttttatgtatctaCACAGAGAGTGCATTTTCTCTCCAGAGATGTTTTCCGGTTAACAAAGGAATAACTTAAGAAATTGATTGATTATCTTAATAAACTGCAAACCCAACGGGACTTCCTCTTCTGTCTGTGAGACCCTCAGCTCCcgctggggttggggaaggggaagACGGGTCTCCAGGCCCCTTTTCCTGTGAGGCCATCACTTTTTTCCCACTCGGAGCTTGTGCCCTAACGAGCCGGCCTCGGCCCTGATCAAAGGAACAAAGAAGGACTTAGCCCCCACCCCTGTAGACAGCCTCAGGGTACACCAGCTCCACCCAAGAGCCAGTTAATAAATGCAGAGGCCTGGGCCCTACCTAGGGACTTAGATCTGGGGGGCAGTTCCTTGGATGGGCCCGGGCATCTGGACTTTTGATGGCGGGCATGTCTTCAGCTCCACATCCCGGCCCTCAGCTCTGGCAAGCCCCTCAACCCGCAGTGCCCCTGGAGAAGAGCCCTGGCTGCCACTGCAGAGCAGGTGGCTGGGACGCACCTTACCATCTGTTTCTCTCCATCTCGCCCTTGGAGAGGCCCCTGGGGCTCCGTGGAGATCGTGAGTGCGTTAAGGACACTCAGCAGATGGGACAATGTCCTCAGTGAGTCAGACTGGAAAATCAGACTAGAATTTGTTCCGagggccgagcgtggtggctcaagcctgtaatcccagcactttgggaggccgagacgggcggatcatgaggtcaggagatcgagaccatcctggctaacatggtgaaaccccgtctctactaaaaaatgcaaaaaactagccgggcgaggtggcgggcgcctgtagtcccagctactcgggaggctgaggcaggagaatggcgtgaacccgggaggcggagcttgcagtgagctgagatctggccactggactccaacctgggtgacggagcgagactctgtctcaaaaaaaaaaaaaaaaaaaaaaaaagaatttgctccAAGGTTCTGCagttggtgggggcaggggataAGGGAGTGTCTTTTGCCACAGAGACTGCTGGGGACAGGTCCTCCAAGGGGATGTGTCACAAGAGTGCCATGGTCAGGACTGATGGTGGCCTCTTGAggtccccagcccagcctggcagTGGTTAAGCTGACTAACATGAGTGGGAATGCTATATGTGCCAACTCAGAGCACTCACTGGATTCCAGGCTCTGCAGGAAACATTGCATATGAAAACTTCCACGCCATCCCTGCCGCTGACATGGGGGCGACTGCATCTCCACTCCACAGAGGAGAAagtaaggcacagagaggttaagtcatttgCCCACGTTGGTAGGACACAGCCGgtaggtggcagagccaggatct from the Macaca thibetana thibetana isolate TM-01 chromosome 11, ASM2454274v1, whole genome shotgun sequence genome contains:
- the RFLNA gene encoding refilin-A, coding for MVGHLHLQGMEDSLKEQGREGLLDSPDSGLPPSPSPSPPFYSLAPGILDARAGGAGASSEPPGPSEARAPSSQLPNPPAPEMRPRMLPVFFGESIKVNPEPTHEIRCNSEVKYASEKHFQDKVFYVPVPTVTAYSETIVAAPNCTWRNYRSQLTLEPRPRALRFRSTTIIFPKHARSTFRTTLHCSLGRPSCWFTASVQLQLCQDPAPSLLGPATL